The proteins below are encoded in one region of Myxococcales bacterium:
- a CDS encoding protein kinase: MAAEQPVQDELTLAKQRIGTVVAGKWSIEKLIGLGGMAAVYLSHDEAGGPVAIKILHGEFATNDGVRMRFIREAKLTQAVDHSGRVEIYDEGVSEDNEPYFVMEMLEGVTLDKLWKRHNRVLPIEYALEITDRILDFLSVCHERNIVHRDLKPANIFVTDSGYVKVLDFGVARLREAGVDPTLAGTALGTPAYMAPEQALGSNDRIDARTDLFSIGAVLHALVSGKRLHEGRSHQEAFVLAATRPAPSVARSNPELPPDVVALVDRSLQWDPRNRFQNAQEMRDEIARVLEVVQGVDAAPKAAEQPQKSPAANQLAALAAQDAPEQKEEPLTPEERQLILDLTEAFKHIERALTAVRQYTWEHPVTAQHIANTTEVISQCLARHPEDFRFDVKPHSFTKRGVVLWEPLHPFDEIPYNLFASGFRQFTLLPGLDGEELRNWLELVRMDPYRDFSPEDDMATAFWEKGLTHVQYKVVMSFLALNASDEAARQYEALLEDGHRILAEMNRRRGDNVEPDEPMDLEEKAASIAARQVALRAVRASGALSLDERSKTAIAAAMDMPEHEWEARFVDTLADAANDAVTFGNLMLAAVPLSGALHENAANHTLEFAMRMVVSVAESVSVRAGAQVREELVRSVLDGETLAMMLKELTRKVPDSEHPALVRCAPFLAVLLEDIDSRSFDIVLAALTRADVDEIRSALLRYLEKHAIGKEEAIGELLDDADLARGKVILGLLGRLKTEAAAAALRKAELSPYAELRVEAVAMRAAANMEGLRDELGKLMTDPDQAVRMAALRTLVRYKVKEAGPPLALHIQSAAFHRLTVEERQLFFETLCELSPARGEALLKDLVSKTGMFTREDVDDTRILAMNFLARMGRSRDVLEVLEQAAGKWGNSQAVKNAAQQAAAQLKSRLGAR, from the coding sequence ATGGCGGCAGAGCAGCCAGTTCAAGACGAGCTGACCCTCGCCAAGCAACGAATCGGGACGGTCGTCGCCGGTAAGTGGTCGATCGAAAAGCTGATCGGGCTCGGCGGCATGGCCGCGGTGTACCTCAGCCACGATGAAGCCGGCGGCCCCGTTGCCATCAAGATCCTGCACGGCGAGTTTGCGACCAACGACGGCGTCCGGATGCGTTTCATCCGCGAGGCCAAGCTCACCCAGGCGGTCGACCACTCCGGGCGCGTCGAGATCTACGACGAAGGCGTCAGCGAGGACAACGAGCCCTACTTCGTCATGGAGATGCTCGAGGGGGTTACCCTCGACAAACTCTGGAAGCGCCACAACCGCGTTCTCCCCATCGAATACGCCCTCGAGATCACGGACCGGATCCTCGACTTCCTGTCGGTCTGCCACGAACGAAACATCGTCCATCGCGATCTGAAGCCAGCGAACATCTTCGTTACGGATTCGGGGTACGTGAAGGTGCTCGACTTCGGTGTGGCGCGGCTCCGCGAGGCGGGCGTCGACCCCACGTTGGCCGGTACCGCGCTCGGAACACCTGCCTATATGGCGCCGGAGCAAGCGCTCGGCTCCAACGACCGCATTGACGCGAGGACCGACCTGTTTTCCATCGGCGCCGTACTGCACGCGCTGGTCAGCGGAAAACGCCTGCACGAAGGCCGCTCTCACCAGGAAGCGTTCGTGCTCGCGGCGACGCGCCCGGCGCCCAGCGTTGCTCGCTCGAACCCGGAGCTGCCGCCCGACGTGGTTGCCCTCGTCGATCGCTCGCTGCAGTGGGACCCGCGCAATCGTTTTCAGAACGCCCAGGAGATGCGCGACGAGATCGCGCGCGTCCTCGAGGTCGTTCAAGGTGTCGACGCCGCACCGAAAGCGGCCGAACAGCCCCAGAAATCCCCGGCCGCGAACCAGCTGGCGGCGCTCGCAGCACAAGACGCCCCAGAACAGAAGGAAGAGCCACTCACACCCGAAGAGCGCCAGCTCATCCTCGACTTGACCGAGGCCTTCAAACACATCGAGCGCGCACTCACGGCAGTGCGCCAGTACACGTGGGAGCACCCGGTCACCGCACAGCACATCGCCAACACGACCGAGGTGATTTCCCAGTGTTTGGCGCGTCACCCGGAGGACTTTCGCTTCGACGTCAAGCCGCACTCGTTCACCAAACGTGGTGTCGTGCTGTGGGAGCCGCTGCATCCCTTCGACGAGATCCCGTACAACCTGTTCGCCAGTGGTTTCCGCCAGTTCACGCTGTTGCCCGGCCTCGACGGTGAAGAGCTCCGGAACTGGCTCGAGCTCGTGCGTATGGATCCCTACCGGGACTTCTCGCCGGAAGACGACATGGCCACGGCCTTCTGGGAAAAGGGGCTCACTCACGTCCAGTACAAGGTCGTGATGTCATTCTTGGCCCTCAACGCCTCGGACGAAGCCGCTCGGCAGTACGAGGCGCTGCTCGAGGATGGCCACCGCATCCTCGCGGAAATGAACCGACGTCGCGGCGACAACGTCGAGCCCGACGAGCCCATGGACCTCGAAGAGAAGGCCGCCTCCATCGCGGCGCGGCAGGTGGCGCTGCGCGCGGTGCGCGCGTCCGGAGCGCTGTCGCTGGACGAACGCTCCAAGACCGCCATCGCCGCCGCGATGGACATGCCAGAGCACGAGTGGGAGGCACGCTTCGTCGACACGTTGGCGGACGCTGCCAACGACGCAGTCACGTTCGGCAACCTGATGCTCGCGGCGGTACCACTGAGCGGGGCACTGCACGAGAACGCCGCGAACCATACGCTCGAGTTCGCGATGCGCATGGTGGTGAGTGTGGCCGAGAGTGTGTCCGTCCGCGCGGGCGCACAGGTGCGCGAGGAGCTGGTGCGGAGCGTGCTCGACGGCGAGACGCTCGCGATGATGCTGAAGGAGCTGACGCGCAAGGTGCCGGACTCCGAACACCCGGCGCTGGTGCGCTGTGCGCCATTTTTGGCCGTGTTGCTCGAGGATATCGACTCGCGCTCGTTTGACATCGTGCTCGCCGCGCTGACCCGAGCCGACGTCGACGAGATTCGCAGCGCACTGCTTCGATACCTGGAGAAACACGCGATCGGCAAGGAAGAGGCCATCGGCGAGCTGCTCGACGACGCAGACCTGGCCCGCGGCAAAGTGATCTTGGGCTTGCTCGGCCGGCTCAAGACCGAAGCGGCTGCGGCTGCGCTGCGCAAGGCGGAACTGAGTCCGTATGCAGAGCTCCGGGTCGAAGCCGTGGCCATGCGCGCCGCGGCGAACATGGAAGGCCTCCGCGACGAGCTCGGCAAGCTGATGACCGATCCGGACCAGGCGGTGCGCATGGCCGCGCTGCGCACGCTCGTTCGCTACAAGGTGAAAGAGGCCGGGCCGCCGCTCGCCTTGCACATTCAGAGCGCGGCCTTCCACCGCCTGACGGTCGAGGAGCGGCAGCTGTTCTTCGAGACGTTGTGCGAGCTCTCGCCGGCGCGCGGGGAAGCGCTGCTGAAGGACCTCGTCTCCAAGACCGGCATGTTCACCCGCGAAGACGTGGACGACACCCGCATCCTGGCCATGAACTTCCTGGCGCGCATGGGCCGCTCCCGCGACGTGCTCGAGGTTCTGGAGCAAGCAGCCGGAAAGTGGGGCAACTCGCAGGCCGTCAAGAACGCCGCGCAGCAAGCGGCTGCGCAGCTCAAGTCCCGCTTGGGGGCGCGATGA
- a CDS encoding GNAT family N-acetyltransferase, protein MSRTEVDVRLIDGDAELAALAEIEAWSFGVSSTECQAWLTRAGLDNVRVGIAAGKLAGGYLSVPMGQWFGGRSVPMTGIAGVGVAAAARGSGVARSMMAFAIRELRAQQVPLSALYPATMPLYRSAGYELAGCRFQVKLAPGRIGIQERELPVREITDADATAIEAAYRAHAARQNGYLDRGDYVWQRIRAPRNEPARGWLVEVDGKVEGYVYVRQKSAGLSYELTLTDLSAVTRRAARRLLSFLSDHRSLAENVSFFASPADPFVTDLPERGAEVRLNHHWMLRIIDPAAALRARGYSPGQSAELDLALRDELLGEEQRLRLSVAGGRAEVREGGSGALSLDIRGLAQLYSGFATPHDVVRAGLAEADDETLAVAQGIFSLPAPTMPDMF, encoded by the coding sequence ATGAGTCGCACCGAGGTCGACGTCCGGCTCATCGACGGCGACGCGGAGCTGGCGGCGCTGGCCGAGATCGAGGCTTGGTCATTCGGTGTCTCGAGCACCGAGTGCCAGGCCTGGCTGACCCGGGCGGGTCTCGACAATGTCCGGGTCGGCATCGCCGCGGGCAAGCTCGCCGGCGGGTATCTGTCGGTCCCGATGGGGCAGTGGTTTGGCGGCCGAAGTGTGCCGATGACTGGAATCGCGGGGGTCGGCGTCGCAGCGGCCGCCCGCGGGAGCGGCGTTGCGCGCTCGATGATGGCGTTCGCAATCAGGGAGCTGCGCGCGCAGCAAGTTCCGCTCTCCGCGCTCTACCCGGCGACCATGCCCCTCTACCGCAGCGCCGGCTACGAGCTCGCGGGCTGCCGATTTCAGGTGAAGCTCGCGCCCGGGCGCATCGGCATTCAGGAACGCGAGCTTCCGGTCCGCGAGATCACCGACGCCGATGCCACCGCTATCGAAGCCGCCTACCGAGCGCACGCGGCGCGGCAGAACGGGTACCTCGATCGCGGGGATTACGTCTGGCAGCGCATTCGAGCGCCGCGTAACGAGCCGGCGCGCGGCTGGCTGGTGGAGGTCGACGGCAAGGTCGAAGGCTACGTCTACGTACGCCAGAAGAGCGCGGGCCTGTCCTACGAGCTCACGCTGACCGATCTCTCGGCCGTCACCCGCCGGGCGGCTCGACGCCTGCTCTCCTTCTTGTCCGACCACCGTTCGCTCGCCGAAAACGTCAGCTTCTTCGCAAGCCCCGCCGATCCGTTCGTCACCGATCTGCCCGAGCGCGGCGCGGAAGTCCGGCTCAATCACCACTGGATGCTTCGGATCATCGATCCGGCAGCTGCGCTCCGAGCGCGAGGTTATTCGCCGGGGCAGAGCGCCGAGCTCGATCTTGCGCTTCGAGACGAGCTCCTGGGTGAAGAGCAGCGGCTCCGCCTCAGCGTGGCCGGAGGCCGGGCCGAAGTCCGCGAGGGTGGCAGTGGAGCACTTTCTCTGGACATCCGGGGCCTCGCACAGCTCTATTCCGGCTTCGCCACGCCACACGACGTCGTGCGCGCGGGCCTGGCCGAGGCGGACGACGAGACCCTGGCGGTGGCTCAGGGCATCTTCAGCCTGCCGGCGCCAACCATGCCAGACATGTTCTGA
- a CDS encoding class I SAM-dependent methyltransferase, translated as MQSANHRFDDPERWAKVFDDPARDAWQKPDELLKFLALGEDAVVADLGAGTGYFASRLARALPKGKVFAVDIEPSLITHMQKRAEREHTSNVVPVLGTADNPKLPAAVQLILVVDTYHHLTERSEYFGRLRPKLASGGRVVIVDFKQGKLPVGPPDSHKLAPEVVVKEMTAAGFAQCGRFDGLPYQYVLVFSEKC; from the coding sequence ATGCAGTCGGCCAACCACCGCTTCGACGACCCCGAGCGTTGGGCGAAGGTCTTCGACGACCCCGCCCGTGACGCCTGGCAAAAACCCGACGAGCTGCTGAAGTTCCTCGCGTTGGGCGAGGACGCGGTGGTGGCAGATCTCGGAGCGGGTACCGGATACTTTGCGAGCCGGCTGGCCAGAGCCCTGCCGAAGGGCAAGGTCTTCGCCGTGGACATCGAACCGAGCTTGATCACCCACATGCAGAAGCGGGCCGAGCGCGAGCACACGAGCAACGTGGTGCCAGTGCTCGGTACGGCGGACAACCCCAAGCTCCCCGCCGCGGTCCAGTTGATCTTGGTAGTCGATACGTATCACCACCTCACAGAGCGATCGGAATACTTCGGGCGCCTCCGGCCGAAGCTCGCCTCGGGGGGGCGGGTCGTGATCGTCGATTTCAAACAAGGCAAACTTCCGGTCGGGCCGCCGGACTCGCACAAACTCGCCCCCGAAGTCGTGGTCAAAGAGATGACGGCTGCAGGTTTCGCCCAGTGTGGAAGGTTCGACGGATTGCCGTACCAGTACGTGCTCGTGTTCAGTGAAAAGTGCTGA
- a CDS encoding radical SAM protein produces MDYVGRIFRPPSEASSLLLQVTIGCSHNRCAYCDMYRDKQFRTKPWQQISADLAEAQALGPRYDKLFLCDGDALILSTAKLLQILAGIRERLPWVERVGTYGDTRSVGKKSVAELTELREAGLGIVYHGVESGNDTVLAWIDKGGTRAECIQTAEKLREAKLDHSVIVLLGIGGTRHSEAHARDTASLLTHMDPRYVGALTTTVVPGTPLAALESSGEFVLPGKFPLLRELRTLVAESDFRACRFSSNHASNYLPVRAELPRDKRELIEILDRVIAEGDESRLKPEWMRGL; encoded by the coding sequence GTGGACTACGTCGGCCGAATCTTCCGCCCCCCTAGCGAGGCGTCCAGCCTGCTCTTGCAGGTGACGATCGGCTGCAGCCACAACCGCTGCGCCTACTGCGACATGTACCGCGACAAGCAGTTCCGCACCAAACCTTGGCAGCAGATCTCGGCCGATCTGGCGGAGGCCCAGGCCCTCGGCCCGCGCTACGACAAGCTGTTTCTGTGCGACGGGGACGCGCTGATCCTCTCGACGGCGAAGCTGCTGCAAATTCTGGCGGGCATCCGCGAACGCCTGCCTTGGGTCGAGCGGGTTGGCACCTATGGCGACACACGCAGTGTCGGCAAGAAGAGTGTCGCAGAGCTGACGGAGCTGCGTGAAGCTGGCCTTGGCATCGTCTATCACGGTGTCGAGAGTGGGAACGACACCGTGCTCGCGTGGATCGACAAAGGAGGCACGCGAGCGGAGTGCATCCAGACAGCCGAGAAGCTGCGCGAGGCGAAGCTCGACCACTCGGTCATCGTGCTCCTGGGGATCGGTGGCACGAGGCACTCCGAGGCCCACGCCCGGGACACCGCCAGCCTTCTCACGCACATGGATCCGCGGTATGTCGGCGCGCTGACGACCACGGTTGTGCCCGGCACCCCGCTCGCCGCCCTGGAGTCGAGCGGCGAGTTCGTGTTGCCAGGGAAATTCCCCCTGCTCCGCGAGCTACGCACCCTGGTGGCGGAGAGCGATTTCCGGGCCTGCCGCTTCTCTTCCAATCACGCCAGCAACTATCTGCCCGTGCGCGCCGAGCTGCCGCGGGACAAACGCGAGCTCATCGAGATCCTGGATCGGGTGATCGCCGAGGGCGACGAGTCCCGCTTGAAGCCCGAGTGGATGCGCGGGCTCTGA
- a CDS encoding DUF362 domain-containing protein, with the protein MRPAPRPKVILRHCDSYDPERIRRIVREGMEELGLRPHGRTLLKPNLVASGPLFEHAHTRHEFVEGVLLALRDRDAGQMKELAVGERCGITVPSRQAFEGAGFLSMLKRVGVKPYFFEEEQQVEIPYKHPRRLRDYVFTPEPIALADFFVNCPKFKAHPWTTVTFSIKAYIGIQDDRHRLIDHDHRLNEKIADLQHIIQPELICIDAIIAGEGRMLTPIPRDLNLIIMGNNQVAFDSVCCQIIGVDPTTVDHIRLTSEAGFGPMALEAIELSGDVTLEAARERASGFKVGLIRVEKYFEGTNITAYAGAPPDSERTDYCWGGCPGAIEEAIEILRLYDRECDAKMPRMHVVFGAYDGPIDAKPGEKVVFIGDCATFDGKIGEQVVQIRSKYRDRSTKDPHTARHDDIYVKMAKVTRKLNAARDEQVIRFEGCPVSVAEQALALVRLGGLENPYLSPEHALQFTKNYLMWRSASMAKRLTGTPYQRPGVSPRGEAKPELGVGEPAE; encoded by the coding sequence ATGCGTCCCGCCCCGCGACCGAAGGTCATCCTCCGCCACTGCGACAGCTACGACCCTGAGCGGATCCGCCGCATCGTCCGTGAAGGCATGGAAGAGCTCGGCCTGCGCCCTCACGGCCGAACGCTGCTGAAACCGAACCTGGTCGCCTCCGGGCCGCTCTTCGAGCACGCGCACACCCGGCACGAGTTCGTCGAGGGGGTGCTCCTGGCGCTGCGCGATCGCGACGCCGGGCAGATGAAAGAGCTGGCCGTCGGCGAGCGCTGCGGCATCACCGTTCCGTCACGGCAGGCCTTTGAAGGCGCCGGCTTCCTCTCGATGCTCAAGCGCGTCGGCGTGAAGCCGTATTTCTTCGAGGAAGAGCAGCAGGTCGAGATCCCCTACAAACACCCGCGGCGGCTGCGGGACTACGTGTTCACGCCGGAGCCGATCGCGCTTGCCGACTTCTTCGTCAATTGTCCCAAATTCAAGGCACATCCTTGGACGACCGTGACGTTCTCGATCAAAGCGTACATCGGCATTCAAGACGATCGGCACCGGCTGATCGATCACGACCACCGGCTCAACGAAAAGATCGCCGATCTTCAGCACATCATTCAGCCCGAGCTGATTTGCATCGACGCCATCATCGCCGGCGAAGGGCGCATGCTCACGCCCATTCCCCGCGATCTCAACCTGATCATCATGGGCAACAACCAGGTAGCGTTCGACTCCGTGTGTTGCCAGATCATCGGAGTCGATCCGACGACGGTCGATCACATTCGACTGACGAGCGAGGCGGGGTTTGGCCCGATGGCCCTGGAAGCCATCGAGCTGTCGGGGGACGTCACGCTGGAGGCAGCCCGTGAGCGCGCCTCGGGCTTCAAGGTTGGCCTGATCCGCGTGGAAAAGTACTTCGAAGGCACGAACATCACGGCCTACGCAGGCGCGCCGCCGGACTCGGAACGCACCGACTACTGCTGGGGCGGCTGCCCGGGGGCCATCGAAGAGGCGATTGAGATCCTGCGCCTCTACGATCGAGAGTGCGATGCCAAGATGCCGCGCATGCACGTGGTCTTTGGCGCCTACGACGGCCCCATCGACGCAAAACCCGGCGAGAAGGTCGTGTTCATCGGCGACTGTGCGACCTTCGACGGGAAGATCGGCGAGCAGGTCGTGCAGATCCGCAGCAAGTATCGCGACCGTTCCACGAAGGACCCGCACACCGCACGCCACGACGACATCTACGTGAAGATGGCGAAGGTGACCCGCAAGCTGAACGCCGCCAGAGACGAGCAGGTGATCCGCTTCGAAGGCTGTCCGGTCAGTGTCGCGGAGCAGGCCCTCGCCCTGGTGCGGCTCGGCGGTCTGGAGAACCCGTACTTGAGCCCCGAGCACGCGCTCCAGTTCACGAAGAACTACCTGATGTGGCGCTCCGCCTCGATGGCCAAGCGGCTGACGGGCACTCCGTACCAGCGCCCGGGAGTGAGCCCGCGCGGTGAGGCCAAACCCGAGCTGGGAGTGGGCGAGCCCGCGGAATGA
- a CDS encoding DUF2254 domain-containing protein — protein sequence MANADPSNTPNFRRQWLIPIVLLSSASLAIFWLFYSFDVFRAPPDGASGLGLPFSHYVRFDPDHISDAVSSLAGMSAAVFGIVITVVSIVVQLSAERYTGVARMFMRDRVNLTVAAYYVVCCVCGVWLSVSLQQGFVPRYTLVAMMLATTGGLVLMAPYFSYVFWFLEPNNIISRIRREAVAVVQSGAKFVDGASSAQAQAQTLSSMEELTDITSNSISGKDKIIASGAVDALKDFTIDYVQVKPGSSDIWFNVGGSIRSNPDFVAMDPESLHDLEQRRTWVEWKVMRQYLGIYNEALGAMRDICYLVAIDTRYIGEAAARAKDDELITLVFRFMNSYLRSTLNARDVRTAYNVLNQYRLLVESMLRLGHTKAALEGVKHMQYYGHVSFDMKLTFVTETIAYDVSSLCQYARELEASIEQEMVDLFLELDRPTSVRSQERGLMGVRKAQVKLAAYYLLHGDERRARMIADDMADEPAERLLAIRTELERVTTKDFWEIIDRGRNFEYMPPRQRAKMEEFFGWLNVSAAPPSGAPEA from the coding sequence ATGGCGAACGCCGACCCGTCGAACACGCCCAACTTTCGCCGACAGTGGCTGATCCCGATCGTGCTGCTCTCGTCGGCGTCGCTGGCGATCTTCTGGCTCTTCTACAGCTTCGACGTCTTCCGCGCGCCTCCCGACGGTGCGAGCGGGCTGGGCCTTCCGTTCAGCCACTACGTACGCTTCGACCCCGATCACATCTCGGACGCCGTCAGTTCGCTGGCGGGCATGTCCGCGGCCGTGTTCGGTATCGTGATCACGGTCGTCAGCATCGTCGTGCAACTGTCTGCCGAGCGCTACACCGGTGTCGCGCGCATGTTCATGCGTGACCGCGTGAACCTGACAGTGGCCGCGTACTACGTCGTCTGTTGTGTGTGCGGCGTGTGGCTCTCCGTCTCGCTGCAACAGGGTTTCGTGCCCCGCTACACGCTGGTCGCGATGATGCTCGCGACGACCGGCGGCCTGGTACTGATGGCTCCGTACTTCTCTTACGTGTTCTGGTTCTTGGAGCCGAACAACATCATCTCGCGCATTCGTCGCGAAGCCGTCGCGGTCGTGCAGAGCGGCGCCAAGTTCGTCGACGGCGCTTCCAGTGCCCAGGCCCAGGCTCAGACCTTGTCGTCGATGGAAGAGCTGACCGACATCACCAGCAACTCCATCTCCGGCAAGGACAAGATCATCGCCAGTGGCGCAGTCGACGCGCTCAAGGACTTCACCATCGACTACGTGCAGGTGAAGCCCGGGTCGTCCGACATCTGGTTCAACGTCGGCGGCTCGATCCGCTCCAACCCGGACTTCGTCGCGATGGATCCCGAGAGCCTCCACGACCTCGAACAACGCCGCACCTGGGTCGAGTGGAAGGTGATGCGTCAGTACCTCGGGATCTACAACGAGGCTCTCGGGGCAATGCGCGACATCTGTTACTTGGTCGCGATCGACACTCGCTACATTGGCGAGGCGGCGGCCAGGGCCAAGGACGACGAGCTGATCACCCTGGTCTTTCGTTTCATGAACTCGTATCTGCGCTCGACGTTGAACGCCCGCGACGTGCGCACGGCCTACAACGTGCTCAACCAGTACCGCCTGCTCGTCGAGTCGATGCTGCGCCTTGGTCACACCAAGGCCGCGCTCGAGGGCGTCAAGCACATGCAGTACTACGGGCACGTCAGCTTCGACATGAAGCTCACCTTCGTGACCGAGACGATTGCCTACGACGTCTCGTCACTCTGCCAATACGCGCGTGAGCTCGAGGCTTCGATTGAACAGGAGATGGTCGACCTGTTCCTGGAGCTCGATCGGCCCACCTCGGTGCGCAGCCAGGAGCGGGGGCTGATGGGCGTGCGCAAGGCGCAGGTCAAGCTCGCTGCGTACTACTTGCTGCACGGCGACGAACGGCGCGCGCGCATGATCGCCGACGACATGGCGGACGAACCGGCGGAGCGGCTCTTGGCAATTCGCACGGAGCTCGAGCGGGTGACCACCAAAGATTTCTGGGAGATCATCGATCGCGGTCGCAACTTCGAGTACATGCCTCCACGACAGCGCGCGAAGATGGAAGAGTTCTTCGGCTGGCTGAACGTGAGCGCGGCGCCGCCCTCCGGCGCGCCGGAGGCGTGA
- a CDS encoding PQQ-binding-like beta-propeller repeat protein: MSDCGRSALERILGVCCMALMAACTPDAPPKRLRGEALVGVGARAGSVASSLRCPADPWPVYAHDAQRTGVSAGCCKGPLTPLWRFDPPPKPPRTSRLHHAVVSANALYVSGVIGDSPSVFALSLAGKLLWTFDSHVDITRHEWPSFVLDRVVLNDDGLYILDSRKGEQEVNRGLDSWGQVLTNGKNLLATNTWYIAGPKTYVGALEAGGAPLWKHHEYGVVREDVMDRLGGLALAGERLLFAPDYAPSKGAGVYAHASADGAELWRVETIPKSHIAVDGQTVYLFERPEGEALPTLVARDVATGAKRWSFRADPGELTGPIVMQGKVMFRDKGGALVAVRRNEGTEIWHAGLAPAEPGDVAWSTSMAGARGSSTVVAVDGKELVVLSAEGGQVQWRGRPESIARGSLHSPVVAAGRLFAIDGAGLVALACARP; this comes from the coding sequence ATGAGTGACTGCGGCCGTTCTGCGCTCGAGCGCATCCTCGGCGTATGCTGCATGGCGTTGATGGCGGCCTGTACGCCCGACGCTCCGCCGAAGCGCCTACGCGGGGAGGCGCTGGTGGGCGTTGGCGCGCGGGCGGGCAGCGTCGCTTCCTCGCTGAGGTGTCCCGCCGACCCCTGGCCCGTGTATGCACACGACGCCCAACGAACCGGCGTGAGCGCAGGTTGCTGCAAGGGGCCGCTGACTCCGCTGTGGCGTTTTGATCCTCCGCCCAAACCCCCGCGCACCTCCCGACTGCATCACGCCGTCGTCTCTGCGAACGCGCTCTACGTGAGCGGCGTCATCGGGGATTCGCCCAGCGTCTTCGCGCTGTCGCTGGCCGGGAAATTACTCTGGACGTTCGACAGCCACGTCGACATCACTCGCCACGAATGGCCGTCTTTCGTGCTCGATCGCGTGGTGCTCAACGACGACGGGCTGTACATTCTCGACTCGCGGAAGGGTGAGCAGGAGGTGAACCGTGGGCTCGATTCGTGGGGGCAAGTGCTCACCAACGGCAAGAACCTGCTCGCCACCAACACCTGGTACATCGCGGGCCCGAAGACCTACGTCGGGGCACTCGAGGCCGGCGGCGCCCCGCTGTGGAAACATCACGAGTATGGCGTCGTGCGCGAAGACGTCATGGATCGTCTGGGCGGACTCGCACTGGCTGGCGAGCGGCTGTTGTTCGCGCCGGACTACGCTCCCTCGAAGGGTGCGGGGGTCTACGCCCACGCCAGCGCCGACGGTGCAGAGCTCTGGAGAGTCGAGACGATTCCGAAGAGCCACATCGCAGTCGACGGGCAGACGGTGTACTTGTTCGAGCGGCCGGAAGGTGAAGCACTGCCCACACTCGTGGCGCGGGATGTCGCCACCGGCGCCAAGCGCTGGAGCTTCCGGGCAGACCCAGGTGAACTGACGGGGCCGATCGTGATGCAAGGCAAGGTGATGTTCCGCGACAAAGGCGGCGCGTTGGTGGCGGTGCGCCGCAACGAGGGCACCGAAATCTGGCATGCGGGCCTCGCACCGGCGGAGCCGGGCGACGTGGCTTGGTCGACGTCCATGGCCGGCGCACGAGGCAGCTCGACCGTCGTTGCAGTGGACGGAAAAGAGCTGGTGGTATTGAGTGCCGAGGGCGGTCAGGTTCAATGGCGCGGGCGACCCGAGTCGATCGCCCGGGGTAGTCTCCACAGTCCGGTGGTCGCGGCCGGGCGGCTCTTTGCCATCGACGGTGCGGGCCTGGTGGCGCTCGCGTGCGCACGGCCATGA